TGCCCGCGCCACGCAGGCTGCCATGCCGCCCGGCGGCGGCGACGCCACCAGCCGCTTCCTCGGCCAGTTCCGGGACGAGGCGCAAGCCATGGCCGCCCGCTGGTCGCCGGACGTACGCCAGCGCCTCGCCTGGCGGATCGACGAGCTCGGCAGCGAGCTCACCGGCCCGCTCGCCGAGGCCGAGGCGGGCGAGCGCCGGCGCTACCATGTCGAGCGCCAGGACGCGCATGACGCCGAGCTCCTGCGCACCATCGCCGAGCATCCCGACGCCGCGATGCGCGATGCGGCCGAGCAGCAGCTCACCGGTGCCGTGCCCGCCAGCCCTGACCTGCCGCAGGCGGCCTGGGACAGCCGCCGCAAGGCCCTGCCCGACAGGCTCGCGGCAGCCAAGGGCGCTGCCATCCTCGCCGACCCCGAGGCCCGCCGGGCGATCTGGCAGCGCCCGTCGGCAGCGGGCGAGGCCGGCCCGGGCGATGCGGGCAGCCCGGATGGCGCGGCCGATGCACCGCCGACATCGGTGCCGACCGCGATTGATCCCGCCACCCTGGCTGACGGCGGGCACGGCCATGCCGGCGCCTGGTTCCGGACGCGATACCCCGACGCTTCCGACGCCGTGATGCGCAAGTTCGCCGGCGGCGCGGTGCAGCGGCACGGCGAGGACCGCGACCGCGCCGCGGCCGAGCGCGACGCCGTCATGGGCCTGGTCGCCCCGGACTATCTCTCCATCCTCACCACCGGCCAGGGGCACCCAGACCTCACCCCCAACCGCATCCTCAAAAGCCTCGACCCCGGGCTGGCGAAGCTGGTCTTCGAGGGCCAGCGGAAGGCCGGCGAGCGCTACGTCGCCAGCCTTCGGGCCGCGCCGGCCGGCGGGATGCCGTCCGAGGTCCCGGTGGCGGATCGTCGGCCGCCGCAGGACCTGGCCGGGGCCGGCCCATCCGGCGAGGCGGCGGGATCGCTCGCGTCGCCGCAGGCCGGAGCGGCCGCCCCGTCCGGTCCAGGGCAGGACGGGCCGGTCGCCACTCAGCCGTGGCTCCTGCCTATGAGCGCGACGCTGCCGGCCAAGCCTGCCGGCACGTCCGCAGCCGATCCCGACCCGGCGCTTCCACCCGGAGCTCCGCCGGCGCGCGATGAGCCCGCGCGCCCTGCTGCTCCGCAGCCGGTGTCTGCCCCCGGAGATACACAGGCTCCTGCGGTGGCTAGTTCGGAGAAGGCCGGTGCAGATGTCGACGAGGCTGCTCCGCCGGACCCGCAGCCGGTCGATTCCGGCGATCCTCTACCGATACTGGATTGGAATGAAGTCGTCGCCGAGCGGCCTTCCACGCTTGCTCGCATGGCGGACCCGCCGCTCCGTGACAACATCCGCGAACTGATGGAGATCGCCGACGAAGAACCAAGCCGCCTCCGGCGGGCGTTTGCGTACGCTGTCAATGTCGCCTTCATCAAGGGGGACGCCAGCTACCTTCGCTACCTCAGCGAGCTCGTCAGCAAGCGCGGCCTCGACACCACAGAAATCGACGCTGCGGCGGAAATCGTCGCCAAATTGGTGAAGCGCCGAAGCGGCGGCAGTCGGAGCCTGGCAAACGACTTCGTCATATCGGCCGCGCGGCAGGAGATATCGGTCGCACCTCAGATCGTCGAGCTCGAATATGCCGCCGAGCGGGGCGATGCTGCCCGGGCCGCGAAGCTCGCATCCATCATCGCCACCGTACGAGGCGAAACCGGCGAGACTGCGGGCTCGCAGCTCGACCTCGGGATGCGGGGCACTCTCGCAGGCGCATATCTCGGCCCCGCTGTCCAGGCCTACGAGAATCTTCAGCAGCAAAAGCACGACACGTGGGCGGCTCAGGTCTACGACGAGGTATCGCGGGCCCCGACCATCGCCGAACGCTGGAGCGCCCTCCAGAGACTCGGTGTGTTCACCACCGTGGACGCATCCGGTTTCCTTGGTGGTCTTGGTGGAGGCGGTGGGGGCGGCGGGCGGGGTGGAGGCCCGCGCTTCCGCGGCGGAGGCATCCAGGGCAGTCCACCTTCCAAAGATGGCCCCGAGATATCGAAGCCCGGCGGGAAGGCGCCTCCACCACCTGAGGCACAATCCTCGCAGGCTCCGCCCGGAGCGACGCCGCCTCGAGTCAGCGCCCGGGACCCCACGCGATACGGCCCTCCACGCCCAGGCTTGCCGATTCCCCAGGGATTTACGACAACAACATTCGATCGACTATCCGGCAGACTGCGGGCGGCGATCGGAGCCAAGGGGTATGGCGACGATATCTTCGTGATGGGCTCGAGAGCAGGCGGCAAGGCACAGCCGTACAATGACTTCGATTTCGGAATTCGTGTCTCACCGGAAAGGTTCGACGAGTTGATCGCCCAAAGCTTTCCTCGCGCAATAACCGGGAAGATCGGTACTCGTGAAATTTCCATCCGAGACGGCAGGATTCAAACGGGTGAGGCCAAATTAAGGCCCATTAGAAGGATAATCGCGGAGACACTTGGAGTACCAGAAGATAAAATTCAGATTGCAATTATCCGCGCGGGGGGAGAATTCGATAACGGCCCACAGACACCACTAGCTTTCGGCTTTTAGGAGGAGAGAATGATAGATCCTTATTTTTGCAAGCTATACATAGATACGGACGAGCTCCGTGATGATCTGCAAAGAAGTATGGATTATATGGTTAAGAAATTTTGCCAGGGGATACCAGTGGAGGCTCCCGTTCTTAAGAACGAAGATTTCGATGCATCTTTTAAGTCAAAAGTACCTTACCGCTTCATCGAATGTTCACGGTACTACGCGGAAGTCGGAACCATCGATGACGAGCCGCGATATATAGCCGGCTTCCAGGCCGGCATGGCAGCTCTGGTCAAGGCACTCCGGCAGGGCAACCGGACCGTTACGGTGGCTTGTGACTTCGAAGATATGATCGAAGGCGAGGCCGAGTAGGTTTGAAGGAAAGGGCTTCGTTCCGTCGGGCGGCGTCGTCCAGCTTTCGACGCGTTCGACGGAACGCATCTGGATAAGGGCTGCAAGCCGTTGACGGACGATCAGGCAGAGCTCGCTCGTGCGTCGGCACAGATCTGCCCTTGAACTGAGACGGTGCAGTTCGGGGCGAGGGGCGCGTCGCAGGTCTTCAATCGCTTTACGGCATGCGAGGTTGGCTTCGAATGCGGCTGGCAGCCTGTAGTCGTGGTGGACCGGAGCCGCTGCCGATGAGAAGTGATCTCCAGAGAGGTCGCGATAGTGGTGCCGACCAGCAGCGTCGCGGTCGCATCAATCGAATGCACTGTCAGAGCGCCAAGAAGCTGGCGCGTTCGAGCCGGTGAAAGTCCGGACCGAGTAAGCTGTAGCGGGCGCTCGGAAGCGAGTGTTGCGGGGTGGGCGGCGACGACCATCGCGAAGCGTACACAGCGATTGCATGGGGTGGGCTATTGAGCCGCGAAAGGCATAGAATCGTGGAGGCCGAGGCCGTTGACAGCCCCGAAGGCAACATGTGCGGTCCCGTTATGCGAGGGACTGACACTCCACCGTGGTCGAAGACCCCATCACGCCCAAAGGGAACGCGCCGGAACTTGGGAGGCCTCGCTCGGCCCGTGGTCGCGGTTGCGGTCGCGGGCCACGCCGGGAAGTTGAGGAGACGAAGCCGGCGTGGGACGGGCGAGGCGTCGGACACGCTTCATAGTACCGATGAAGCGCTCGAACAAAGCCGTGATGGCCCTGGGATACAGAGTGTGGGCGGTGGCGGAGGGTGTGGAGGAAAGGGAGCGTGGTCAAAGGAAGAGCGGACTGCGGCGCATGGTCCGGGCTCAGTACCGGAGGAAACATGTCCCAGACGTGAACCGCGAACGGATCGAGGGGCGGGCCATGCCAATGGCCTCATCCGCGATCACGTCAGACCTTCGGCAGGAGCCCGGTGCGGGCAAGCCGCACGCCGGGATCTGTGCGGGGGGGGGGGGGTGAGCAATCACCGTCCCTACCGCGACCCTTAATTCCGATGAAGGAGAGGTACAAGCCTCCGCTAAATCAATTACCGAAACCGACGCCGGAGTGATGGCAATCAGCAAGATGAAGGAAATTGATGACGAAACATATGAGTCAATAAAGGAACTTTGTGCAGATGGTGATAAATTATTTGAAGAAAATAAATATGACGAGGCGTTGGATAAGTACAATGACGCCTGGGTTCTTGTCCCAAAGCCAAAGGAAATATGGAGCGCGTCAACATGGATTCTTGCCGCTATAGGGGATGTGTGCTTTGCGGCTGGCTACAGTGATGTCGCTCTGGAAGCTCTGACCGACGTCATGCACTGCCCAGACGCTATCGGCAACCCTTTCCTGCATCTGCGGCGTGGTCAAGTTCTGCTCGATCGTGGTGAGGAGGATGAGGCTGCTGACGAGCTGACGCGGGCCTATGCGCTCGAAGGCAAGGAGATCTTCGACGAAGAGAGTCCTCATTATTTCGAATTCCTGAAGACTCGAATCAGATTGTAGGCATGTCTCCATTGCAGAGATTTGCATGTGCGGGGCTGACAATGGCACGACCGCCATGCTTCGCTAGGGTTTCCCAACGCGTCCATGATCCGCGCCCCGCGTGGATGCATATCTCGCCCGCAGAGCTTCGGAGTGACGGCGGTCGCATGCCAGGTGCCCGCCATCGCTTTGCAAGTAGCACGCCTGATCAACACGGACGGTAGATTGCGTTTGAGCCTCGCGCGTTTGCTCACCCCGTCGCGGAATGTCTCCTGGCTCCGGTCTTGGCCTGCCAGGCCCGCCACGACATGCGGCTTCGACCTAATCGGCCAACGCTGCATGGCCGTCTTCAAACCTCGGCGGGTCCAGCGCGCCGGCGCCGGATTTTCCTTCCGGCCAACGGCGCGGTCGTGGGCACAAAGACCGCCGCCAGCCGCCTTCGCTTGATTGCCACCCTTCCCAGCACCGATGCGTTGTCCCAACGTGTTTGGCGGATGGCGTCCGATCGACTATATCAGCGCGGTCCAGTCCCGGTTTGCACCATGTCTCCGCTGTCCCACCGCCCCTACGCCAAGATGAACGGCATCGGCAACGAGATCGTCGTGCTTGACCTGCGCGACCTCGCCCATGCCGTCACACCGGCCGAGGCGCGGGCCATCGCGGCGCGCGAGCCCTTCGACCAGCTGATGGTGGTGCAGGCGCCGCGCACGGCGGGCACCGATGCCTTCATGCGCATCTACAACACCGACGGCAGCGAATCCGGGGCCTGCGGCAACGGCACCCGCTGCGTCGCCGCGCAGCTGATGCCCGCCCTCCGCACCGATCGGCTGACCCTGGAGACGCCGACCAGCCTGGTCGTCGCACGGCGGCAGGGCGAGCTCTTCACCGTCGACATGGGCCGGCCGCGCTTTGCCTGGAACGAGATCCCGCTGGCCGAGGCGTTCCCGGACACCCGCTATATCGAGCTGCAGATCGGCCCGATCGACGCGCCGGTGCTGCATTCGCCCTCCGCGGTCAGCATGGGCAACCCGCATGCCGTGTTCTGGGTCGACCGCGACCCCGCGACCTTCGATCTCGGCCGCATCGGCCCGCTCTTGGAGAACCACCCGATCTTCCCCGAGCGCGCCAACATCTCGTTGGCGCAGGTGCTCGATCCCGGCCATGTGCGCGTCCGCGTCTGGGAGCGCGGCGCCGGCCTGACCCGGGCCTGCGGCTCGGCTGCCTGCGCCGTCGCGGTGGCGGCGGCCCGCCTCAAGCGGACCGGCCGGACGGTGCGCATCACCCTGCCCGGCGGCGACCTGACGATCGACTGGCGCGAGCGCGACGACCATGTGCTGATGACCGGCGCGGTCGAGCTCGAGCATCACGGCACGCTCGATCCCGCCTGGTTCGCCGACGCCGCCTGAGATGAGCGGGCTGACCCTCGTCACCTTCGGCTGCCGGCTCAACATCCATGAGTCGGAAGCGATGCGGACGGCGGCCGGCGCGGCGCCGGACCTCGTCATCGTCAACACCTGCGCCGTGACCGAGGAAGCGACGCGACAGGCGCGGCAGGCGATCCGGCGCCTCCGGCGCGAGCGCCCCGGCGCCCGCATCGCCGTCACCGGCTGCGCCGCCCAGATCGACCCGGACCGCTATGCGGCGATGGAGGAGGTCGACCATGTCGTCGGCAACGCGGAGAAGCTGCGACCGCAGACCTGGGCCGGCCTGTCCCGCCGCAACGACAAGCGCGCCGTCTCCGACATCATGACCGCCCGCGACATCGCCCTGCCTGAGCTCGACGGCTTCGAGGGGCGGGCCCGCGGCTTCGTCCAGGTGCAGAACGGCTGCGACCACCGCTGCACCTTCTGCATCATCCCGTTCGGGCGCGGCAATTCCCGGTCCCTGCCGGCCGAGGCGGCGGTGGCGCAGGTGCGCCGCCTGGCGCAGGCCGGCTATGGCGAGGTCGTGCTCACCGGCGTCGACCTCACCAGCTACGGCGCCGATCTCGACGGCCGGCCGCGGCTCGGCGCCCTGGTCCGCCGCATCCTGCGCGAGGTGCCCGAGCTCGCGCGCCTGCGCCTCTCCTCGATCGACTCGGTCGAGGCCGACGCCGAGCTCCTGGCCGCCCTGGCGGAGGAGGAGCGGCTGATGCCGCACCTGCATCTGTCGCTGCAGTCGGGCGACGATCTCATCCTCAAGCGCATGAAGCGCCGTCACAGCCGCGCCGAGGCCGAGCGCTTCTGCGTCGAGGCCCGTCGCCTGCGCCCCGATGTGGCGTTCGGCGCCGACATCATCGCCGGCTTCCCCACCGAGACCGAGGCGATGTTCCGCGCCTCGCTGGACCTGATCGAGGCCTGCGGCATCGTGCATCTCCACGCCTTCCCCTTCTCGCCGCGCCCCGGCACGCCCGCCGCCCGCATGCCGCAACTGCCGACGGCCGAGATCCGCGAGCGCGCCGCCCGCCTGCGCGCCGCCGGCGCCGGTGCCTTCCGCGCTTTCCTCGACGCCGAGATCGGCCGCCTCAGGCCGGCGCTGATGGAGCGCGGCGGCCTCGCCCGCACCGGCCAGTTCGCTCCTGTGCGCCCGGATCGGCCGGTCGCTCCCGGCACCATCCTGCCGCTGCGCCTTACCGGCCATGACGGCACGGTCCTCGCCGGCACGCCCGTGGCGGGGGCCGCCGCACCGGTCCTCGCGGCCGCCGGCGCCTGACCGGCAGTCGCAGTTTCGGCGCATTCGCTCAGCAAACCTGTTGGCTTATGCGTCGCGGCGGGCGATTCTCGACGGAGGCGGCGCGTGAGTCGCGACCGGGAGATCGAGTGTGCCACCCAGCCTTGTCAGATGCCTTGCTGTCACCGCTGTCCTGATCGGCGCGACGGCACCCGCGCTGGCCGGATCGGGCGCCGTCGCCATCCGCTATGCCATGACCCTTGCCGGCCTGCCGATCGGTGCGGCGGCGCTGGATGCCTCGGTGGCCGGGAACGGCGCTTACAGGATCAAGGTATCGGCCCGGGTCGGCGGCATCCTCTCCCTGGTGAGCGACGGCAAGGGCGCCGCCACCGCCTCGGGCAGGATGGGCACCGCCAAGCCCATGCCCACGGGCTACGCCCTCAACAATATCTCCGGCAACAAGCAGCAGACCGTGCAGATGGTGATCGCCGACGGTGCCATCACCGACGTCGCCATCAATCCCGATCTCCGATACCGGTCCGACCGCGTGCCGGTGACCGAAGCCGACAAGCGCGGGGTGATCGATCCGGTCTCGGCCATGCTGATGCCCGTCGCCGGCGGCGGCGAGACGATGGCGCCGGCGGCCTGCGACCGCACCCTGGCGGTCTTCGACGGCGCACAGCGCTTCGACATCAAGCTCGCCTATTCCCGCATGGATCAGGTGGCGTCCAAGGGCTATTCCGGCCAGGCCGTGGTCTGCTCGGCCCGCTACACCCCGATCTCCGGCCACCGTCCCGATCGCGAGCAGACCAAGTTCATGGCCGCCAACCGCGACATGGAGGTCTGGCTGGCTCCGGTCGCCGGCACGCGCGTGCTCGCCCCGGCCCGCATCGTGGTCGGCACCCAGATCGGCCGCCTGGTGATCGCCGCCACCCGCTTTGCCCAGGGCGGCGGGATCGCCGACCCCACCGAGGCCAACGCCAACTGAGCGTGCCGCGCCGGGACGGGCGTTAACGACCCCCTGCCCCCGAAAGCCTCTCCGGGCTTGTCCAGGGCCGGCCCGACCCGGCGCCCGGGCGCGGACAGGCCGTGAACGGCGCTGCGTCGGCGATTCGTCCCTGCTCCGTTCCCGCTCCAGCCCGGACCTTGATGCGCCGGATCGCACGCACCGGAACGCCGGCGATCCCGTCATGGCGCCATCGCGATTCGGCTGCCGCGGGCCGGCCCGCCGATCGGCGCAGAGGGCCAGTCTCCAGGGTGCGCCGGCCGCGACGTCGCCGGCATGCCGCTTCGTCCCGGAGCGAGACGAGAGGTTAAGGCCGACCTCCCCCGCGCCAACACAGGGCCTGCCGTCATCCCGCGCCACGTGCCCGGACGCGGCCTGCCCGGCCGGGATCAGAGCGCGAACCCCGGCCTTTCGCCGATTCGTCGGCGCTTCGTTCGCGCAACGGTCGTGGGGTTAACGGCTCAGCCCAGATCGAAGGCGACGGTCACCGGCGCATGGTCCGAGGGCCTGTCCCAGCCGCGCGCCTCGGCCAGCACCGCCATCGATCGCGCCGCCCCGGCGATGGCCGGGCTGGCCCAGACATGGTCGAGGCGGCGGCCCTTGTTGGCCGCGACCCAGTCGGCCGCGCGATAGCTCCACCACGTGTAGAGCTTTTCCGTATCGGGAACGAATCGACGCATGACGTCGACCCAGCGCCCGGCGGCCATCATCCGCTGCATCGCCTCGGTCTCGACCGGCGTGTGGGAGACGACGTCGAGCAGCTGCTTGTGGCTCCAGACATCCTGCTCCAACGGCGCGATGTTGAGATCTCCCACCAGGATCGCCCGGTCCTCGCCGGGAAAGCCGCTGCGGAACCAGGCGTCGAGCTCTTCCAGGAAGGCGAGCTTGTGGGCGAACTTGTCGTTCAGCGCCGGGTCGGGAATGTCGCCGCCGGCGGGGATATAGAGGTTGTGCACCGTGGTGCCGGCCAGCAGGCCTGTTTCGGCGCCGAATCGGATCGACACGTGGCGCGCATCGCCCTTGGCGCAGAAATCCTTCTTCTCCACCATGTCGAAGGGCAGCTTCGAGAAGATGGCGACGCCGTGATAGCCCTTCTGCCCGTTGAAGGCGATGTGGGTGAAGCCCATCGCACGCACGTCCGAGAGCGGGAACTTCCCGTCCTCGACCTTGGTCTCCTGCAGGCAGAGCACGTCGGGTTCATGCGCCGCGACGAATTTTTCCACCAGCCCCATGCGCAGGCGCACGGAGTTGATGTTCCAGGTGGTGACCTTGAAGCGCATCGGTCCGATCAGGCCCGCAACCGACGCGCCAGCTCGTCCAGCTGCTCCAGGGTGGCGTAGCGGATGCGCAATTCCCCGCCGTCGCCGCGATGGTCGAGCGTCACCTTGAGGCCGAGCGCATCCGACAACGCCTTCTCCAGCGCCAGCGTGTCCGCATCCTTGTCGATGCGCGGCCGCGCCTTGGCCGGGCGCCCGGCTTCCGCGGCCTCGGCCTGCACGATCGCCTCCGCGTCGCGGACCGTAAGGCCGCGGGCCGCGATCTCCCTGGCCACCTTCTCCGGCTCGGCCACGGACAGGAGGGCCCGGGCATGGCCGGCGGTGAGCTCGCCGCTGATCACCGACGACTTGACCGCGTCCGGCAGCTTCAGGAGGCGCAGCGTGTTGGCGACATGGCTGCGGCTCTTGCCGATCACCTTGGCGAGGTCGTTCTGGGTGTAGGAGAACTCGGCGATCAGCCGGTCGTAGCCGGCCGCCTCCTCCATGGCGTTGAGGTCCTCGCGCTGGACATTCTCGATGATCGCCAGCTCGAGCGCCTCGCGGTCGGAGGCTTCGACCAGGGTCACCGGCACGTCGTGCAGGCCGGCGCGCTGGGCCGCCCGCCAGCGCCGCTCGCCGGCGATGATCTCGTAGCTGTCCATGGCGCCGACAACCGAGCGCACCAGGATCGGCTGGATCACGCCCTTCTCGCGGATCGAGGAAGCGAGGTCCTCCAGGTCCTCCTCGGCAAAGCGCAGGCGCGGGTTCTTGGGATTCGGCCGCAGGAACGACACCGGCAGGCGGCGCTGGCCGCGCGCCCGCTCGATCGCCGAACTTTCCTCGCCCGCATCGCCGATCAGGGCCGCCAACCCGCGCCCGAGGCGCGGACGGATCTTCTCTTCCGCCATCATCACTGTCATTCCTCGACTCACGCTGCGCGCAGGCTCTTCT
This portion of the Labrys wisconsinensis genome encodes:
- a CDS encoding ParB/RepB/Spo0J family partition protein; amino-acid sequence: MAEEKIRPRLGRGLAALIGDAGEESSAIERARGQRRLPVSFLRPNPKNPRLRFAEEDLEDLASSIREKGVIQPILVRSVVGAMDSYEIIAGERRWRAAQRAGLHDVPVTLVEASDREALELAIIENVQREDLNAMEEAAGYDRLIAEFSYTQNDLAKVIGKSRSHVANTLRLLKLPDAVKSSVISGELTAGHARALLSVAEPEKVAREIAARGLTVRDAEAIVQAEAAEAGRPAKARPRIDKDADTLALEKALSDALGLKVTLDHRGDGGELRIRYATLEQLDELARRLRA
- the dapF gene encoding diaminopimelate epimerase, translating into MSPLSHRPYAKMNGIGNEIVVLDLRDLAHAVTPAEARAIAAREPFDQLMVVQAPRTAGTDAFMRIYNTDGSESGACGNGTRCVAAQLMPALRTDRLTLETPTSLVVARRQGELFTVDMGRPRFAWNEIPLAEAFPDTRYIELQIGPIDAPVLHSPSAVSMGNPHAVFWVDRDPATFDLGRIGPLLENHPIFPERANISLAQVLDPGHVRVRVWERGAGLTRACGSAACAVAVAAARLKRTGRTVRITLPGGDLTIDWRERDDHVLMTGAVELEHHGTLDPAWFADAA
- a CDS encoding DUF3108 domain-containing protein, producing MPPSLVRCLAVTAVLIGATAPALAGSGAVAIRYAMTLAGLPIGAAALDASVAGNGAYRIKVSARVGGILSLVSDGKGAATASGRMGTAKPMPTGYALNNISGNKQQTVQMVIADGAITDVAINPDLRYRSDRVPVTEADKRGVIDPVSAMLMPVAGGGETMAPAACDRTLAVFDGAQRFDIKLAYSRMDQVASKGYSGQAVVCSARYTPISGHRPDREQTKFMAANRDMEVWLAPVAGTRVLAPARIVVGTQIGRLVIAATRFAQGGGIADPTEANAN
- the mtaB gene encoding tRNA (N(6)-L-threonylcarbamoyladenosine(37)-C(2))-methylthiotransferase MtaB, which translates into the protein MSGLTLVTFGCRLNIHESEAMRTAAGAAPDLVIVNTCAVTEEATRQARQAIRRLRRERPGARIAVTGCAAQIDPDRYAAMEEVDHVVGNAEKLRPQTWAGLSRRNDKRAVSDIMTARDIALPELDGFEGRARGFVQVQNGCDHRCTFCIIPFGRGNSRSLPAEAAVAQVRRLAQAGYGEVVLTGVDLTSYGADLDGRPRLGALVRRILREVPELARLRLSSIDSVEADAELLAALAEEERLMPHLHLSLQSGDDLILKRMKRRHSRAEAERFCVEARRLRPDVAFGADIIAGFPTETEAMFRASLDLIEACGIVHLHAFPFSPRPGTPAARMPQLPTAEIRERAARLRAAGAGAFRAFLDAEIGRLRPALMERGGLARTGQFAPVRPDRPVAPGTILPLRLTGHDGTVLAGTPVAGAAAPVLAAAGA
- the xth gene encoding exodeoxyribonuclease III, which translates into the protein MRFKVTTWNINSVRLRMGLVEKFVAAHEPDVLCLQETKVEDGKFPLSDVRAMGFTHIAFNGQKGYHGVAIFSKLPFDMVEKKDFCAKGDARHVSIRFGAETGLLAGTTVHNLYIPAGGDIPDPALNDKFAHKLAFLEELDAWFRSGFPGEDRAILVGDLNIAPLEQDVWSHKQLLDVVSHTPVETEAMQRMMAAGRWVDVMRRFVPDTEKLYTWWSYRAADWVAANKGRRLDHVWASPAIAGAARSMAVLAEARGWDRPSDHAPVTVAFDLG
- a CDS encoding tetratricopeptide repeat protein → MAISKMKEIDDETYESIKELCADGDKLFEENKYDEALDKYNDAWVLVPKPKEIWSASTWILAAIGDVCFAAGYSDVALEALTDVMHCPDAIGNPFLHLRRGQVLLDRGEEDEAADELTRAYALEGKEIFDEESPHYFEFLKTRIRL